In Halogeometricum borinquense DSM 11551, a single genomic region encodes these proteins:
- a CDS encoding winged helix-turn-helix transcriptional regulator: MSDTGGHEDPIEKIPVWCAGEDWCPVTTTATLIGKKWHPVIIHRLLEHGPSGFNELKEDVDGISSKVLSDSLEDLEEKQIVNREIISERPFRVQYSLTHHGDSLSPIIYAMRDWGLEHLSEPEDQTDSIV; encoded by the coding sequence ATGTCTGACACAGGCGGGCATGAAGATCCAATCGAGAAGATACCGGTCTGGTGTGCAGGAGAGGATTGGTGTCCAGTGACGACGACGGCGACACTCATCGGAAAGAAGTGGCACCCGGTGATAATTCACCGTCTCCTTGAACACGGGCCGAGCGGGTTCAACGAACTCAAAGAGGACGTTGACGGTATCTCGAGCAAAGTACTCTCAGACAGTTTGGAAGACCTCGAAGAAAAACAGATCGTCAACCGTGAGATCATCAGCGAACGGCCGTTCCGTGTTCAGTATTCACTCACTCACCATGGCGATTCACTCTCGCCAATCATCTACGCGATGCGTGATTGGGGATTGGAACACCTCAGCGAACCCGAGGATCAGACTGATTCGATTGTCTGA
- a CDS encoding DUF7853 family protein: MSTGTNTAPASKFEFTLEEQWAIHQAFLDYVEVAMRDDTDLPKPTVEIVILEKLEDGNFSFTAFELERLRYECDHHAESEYTPEIDREPARTVVEKIDRQSGDSGC, encoded by the coding sequence ATGTCTACCGGAACCAACACCGCACCCGCATCCAAATTCGAGTTCACGTTAGAGGAACAATGGGCGATACACCAAGCGTTCCTCGACTACGTTGAGGTGGCAATGCGAGATGACACCGATCTGCCAAAGCCAACCGTCGAAATCGTGATCCTAGAAAAGCTCGAAGACGGTAACTTCTCGTTTACTGCATTCGAACTGGAGCGACTTCGCTACGAGTGTGACCACCACGCAGAAAGCGAATACACCCCCGAGATTGATCGCGAACCCGCACGGACTGTTGTCGAGAAAATCGACCGCCAGTCCGGTGACTCGGGCTGCTGA
- a CDS encoding helix-turn-helix transcriptional regulator produces the protein MSTNRRLDPDDVVDAVSRRAEIMQRLLDGPQYNRDIRESVGVSRSTAYKAISELEEMGLARRGSEGYELTATGRLLFEEYRRFRNRVEAVCHPAQLLSILPADIDINFEVLEGAEVSFAERYAPNRPVTEIADVIRDADVLRGTGPVVLPSYVELFHDQFVAGELEAELVFERAAFDHLSTDYADEFSEAVESGALEVRVTDEELPFGLLMIEKPTQKVGVIVYDRGGELRGFILNDSENAVEWGEKKWERYREAAAPLTPGDN, from the coding sequence ATGTCCACGAACAGACGGCTTGACCCCGACGACGTGGTTGACGCCGTATCGCGTCGCGCGGAGATTATGCAACGTCTGTTAGACGGACCTCAGTACAACCGAGATATTCGCGAATCAGTCGGAGTATCACGCTCGACCGCGTACAAAGCGATTAGCGAGCTCGAAGAGATGGGACTTGCCCGGAGGGGCAGTGAGGGGTATGAACTCACAGCGACCGGACGCCTGTTGTTCGAGGAGTATCGTCGGTTCCGAAACCGGGTCGAAGCCGTCTGTCATCCGGCCCAGTTACTCTCCATTCTACCGGCGGACATCGACATCAACTTCGAAGTTCTCGAAGGTGCTGAAGTGTCCTTCGCGGAGCGATATGCACCAAACCGTCCGGTCACAGAGATAGCGGACGTGATCCGCGACGCTGACGTGTTACGGGGAACCGGACCGGTCGTCCTCCCAAGCTACGTCGAACTGTTCCACGATCAGTTCGTCGCTGGCGAACTCGAAGCCGAGTTGGTTTTCGAACGGGCCGCGTTCGACCATCTCTCTACGGACTACGCTGACGAGTTCTCCGAGGCCGTCGAAAGCGGCGCTCTCGAAGTCCGAGTGACGGACGAAGAGCTCCCGTTCGGCTTACTGATGATCGAAAAGCCGACTCAGAAAGTCGGTGTCATCGTGTACGACCGCGGGGGAGAACTCAGAGGATTCATTCTGAACGACTCCGAAAATGCGGTCGAGTGGGGCGAAAAAAAGTGGGAACGGTACCGAGAGGCGGCGGCCCCGCTTACGCCCGGAGATAACTAA
- a CDS encoding bacterio-opsin activator domain-containing protein, giving the protein MPPVSTFDESFFREVVFDTEEGILSLDEDGTVVFASQPIEQLLGYDPDELVGESVGRLFSPDHERPLETVRREAEREPTEVGDATTDITLVHADGHAVSVALTAESTEYDETQFFTLRIRTQGGNKSRQTSDGESRSAKGRLPQKVFEYSNEAIFVFDTDNDEIIECNPRACERLGYSREELLSVSPSDIYATEEAFVGFIKEVFEHGTSWTDELSCRAADGETFPIEASATLLYVDGKPHVLVFGRDISEQRKQQRELERYRTIVEAVGEGVFAADDKFRFTVANEGTAKLTGYTKDELIGSSLTRFLAGEDDRVDRSEYEELQTSERRTVVDAESAESARKELLKSERDVMKVEAPICTKDDEIVPVEVRFSELPTESDDDFRGMTGVLIDVSERKEHERRLRALSEASRKLTQAMDRDAIARDTLDAVERILGFDVGCVRMFDSESNTLETVAVTDAAQKLLDSRSAFDLEISLAGRAYRSGETVVNQPAAGEGVTGDEASLHLPLGKHGTLSMFTESADEFTETDIQFIEVLAATVTTHLDRTERERMLQKSEKEYRNQRDQLNTLNRINELIQELIGELVEAGMRETIEERVCQQLAASSLYKYAWIAAVEVTGKNATIKTGAGVEKDHLDALDNMSISQLGNGTVKQAIETGEISVVRQYLVEGKDKDEREDEDKLEVTAAIPLQYGNRVYGVLVVNSVREDALSEQAQAGLEVLGDTIGFTINAIQNKELLLSDEIVELEFAVSDTESIPVYFSKHLECRCRLEGTTPTEDGNYLCYLRIEDKSVADALEAAERMESIADARLVKEYDEECLLEVIKTESAPGEMIDVGASIRSASANCGEGTVVLEVPQTVDIREVVEAFQHLYPNSELVAKREVDRSVRTAAEFRDTVGGQLTDKQQMAAKSAYYAGYFDWPRGSTAEDVAESMGISSATFHQHLRKAEQKLMASFFRDTRHTE; this is encoded by the coding sequence ATGCCACCCGTATCTACGTTCGACGAGTCCTTCTTCCGAGAGGTGGTGTTCGACACCGAAGAAGGAATACTTTCGCTCGACGAGGACGGGACCGTCGTATTCGCCAGCCAACCAATCGAGCAACTACTGGGTTACGACCCGGACGAACTGGTCGGTGAGTCAGTCGGCCGTCTCTTCTCACCGGATCACGAGAGACCGCTCGAGACGGTGCGGCGCGAGGCCGAACGGGAACCGACTGAAGTCGGTGATGCGACGACGGATATCACGCTCGTCCATGCCGACGGGCATGCTGTCTCAGTTGCACTTACCGCCGAATCAACCGAATACGACGAAACACAGTTTTTCACGCTTCGTATCCGTACACAGGGGGGTAACAAAAGCCGGCAAACGTCCGATGGAGAGAGTCGCTCCGCGAAAGGCAGACTACCACAGAAGGTGTTTGAGTACAGCAACGAAGCAATATTCGTTTTCGACACGGACAACGACGAAATCATCGAATGCAACCCCCGTGCGTGTGAGCGACTCGGCTACTCGCGCGAGGAACTGCTATCGGTCAGCCCATCAGACATCTACGCGACCGAGGAGGCGTTTGTTGGGTTCATCAAGGAGGTGTTCGAACACGGTACCAGTTGGACCGACGAACTCAGTTGTCGCGCCGCCGACGGCGAAACGTTCCCGATAGAGGCATCAGCGACTCTGCTCTACGTCGACGGCAAGCCGCATGTGCTTGTATTCGGTCGTGATATCTCCGAACAACGTAAGCAACAACGGGAATTAGAGCGGTATCGGACGATAGTCGAAGCCGTTGGTGAGGGTGTCTTCGCCGCTGACGACAAGTTCAGATTCACGGTCGCCAACGAGGGCACTGCCAAACTGACGGGGTACACGAAAGACGAACTCATCGGTAGCTCATTGACACGGTTCCTCGCAGGAGAAGACGACCGCGTCGATAGAAGCGAGTACGAGGAACTACAAACCAGTGAACGACGCACCGTCGTGGACGCCGAATCCGCCGAGTCAGCCCGCAAAGAACTGCTCAAATCCGAAAGAGACGTGATGAAGGTTGAAGCGCCCATCTGCACGAAAGACGACGAAATCGTGCCTGTGGAAGTCCGATTCAGTGAACTCCCGACGGAATCGGACGACGACTTCCGAGGTATGACGGGAGTACTGATCGACGTCTCCGAGCGAAAAGAACACGAACGGCGACTCCGGGCACTCAGCGAGGCGAGTCGCAAGTTGACTCAGGCGATGGACCGCGACGCCATCGCTCGGGACACCCTCGATGCCGTCGAACGAATCCTCGGTTTTGACGTTGGTTGCGTCCGGATGTTCGACTCCGAGAGTAACACTCTTGAGACGGTCGCTGTCACTGATGCCGCACAGAAGTTACTCGACTCGCGGTCCGCTTTCGACCTCGAGATCTCCCTCGCTGGCCGCGCGTATCGGAGCGGAGAGACAGTCGTCAATCAACCGGCTGCCGGTGAAGGAGTCACCGGCGACGAGGCGAGTCTGCACCTCCCACTCGGAAAGCACGGGACGCTCTCGATGTTTACCGAGTCAGCGGACGAGTTCACAGAGACAGACATCCAGTTCATCGAAGTGCTTGCCGCGACGGTCACAACCCATCTCGACCGGACTGAGCGGGAGCGAATGCTTCAGAAGAGCGAAAAAGAGTACCGAAACCAGCGCGACCAACTCAATACGCTCAACCGCATCAACGAACTCATCCAAGAACTCATCGGGGAGTTAGTCGAAGCCGGGATGCGCGAGACGATAGAAGAGCGAGTCTGTCAACAGTTGGCGGCATCAAGCCTCTACAAGTACGCGTGGATTGCGGCGGTGGAAGTGACTGGCAAGAACGCAACGATCAAAACGGGTGCCGGTGTCGAAAAAGACCATCTCGACGCGCTGGACAATATGTCGATATCCCAGTTGGGGAACGGGACAGTCAAACAGGCAATCGAGACGGGCGAGATAAGCGTCGTCCGACAGTATCTCGTAGAGGGCAAAGACAAAGACGAACGCGAAGACGAAGACAAACTCGAAGTGACCGCCGCCATACCCCTCCAGTACGGAAACCGCGTCTACGGCGTCTTGGTCGTAAACTCGGTGCGTGAAGATGCACTCTCCGAGCAAGCGCAAGCAGGTCTGGAGGTTCTCGGCGACACCATCGGGTTTACGATAAACGCCATCCAGAACAAAGAACTCCTCCTCTCGGACGAAATAGTCGAACTCGAATTCGCGGTCAGCGACACGGAAAGCATCCCAGTGTACTTCTCGAAGCATCTCGAATGCCGCTGCCGACTCGAAGGAACGACCCCAACCGAAGACGGAAACTACCTGTGTTATCTGCGTATCGAAGACAAATCGGTTGCGGACGCTCTCGAAGCGGCCGAGCGGATGGAGTCTATCGCGGATGCTCGGCTGGTTAAAGAATACGATGAGGAATGCCTACTGGAAGTGATCAAGACGGAATCCGCCCCCGGTGAAATGATTGACGTCGGCGCGAGCATCCGGTCGGCATCGGCCAATTGCGGGGAGGGAACGGTCGTCCTCGAGGTGCCACAGACGGTAGACATCCGAGAGGTCGTCGAGGCGTTCCAGCACCTCTACCCCAACTCCGAGTTGGTCGCAAAGCGCGAAGTTGACCGTTCGGTTCGGACGGCCGCCGAATTTCGGGACACAGTCGGCGGCCAACTCACGGACAAACAGCAAATGGCGGCCAAGTCAGCGTACTACGCTGGCTACTTCGACTGGCCGCGTGGGAGCACCGCAGAGGACGTTGCCGAGTCGATGGGAATCTCATCGGCAACGTTCCACCAACACCTTCGAAAAGCCGAGCAGAAGCTGATGGCATCGTTCTTCAGAGACACCAGACACACCGAGTGA
- a CDS encoding winged helix-turn-helix transcriptional regulator, whose protein sequence is MGIENVRRTTTPKPDERENRTLQYGSVTLQRKLNELAELIGRKWNLVIVAKLLHGGPMGFSELEAEIDGISNKVLAVSLQTLEDYDVVDREIVSERPFRVEYSLTQQGLAFESIIRRVREGDFQVTPPED, encoded by the coding sequence ATGGGGATTGAGAACGTTAGGCGGACCACCACGCCGAAACCGGACGAACGCGAGAATCGGACACTCCAGTACGGCTCGGTGACCCTGCAGCGAAAGCTGAACGAACTGGCCGAACTGATCGGTCGGAAGTGGAACCTGGTCATCGTCGCCAAACTCCTCCATGGTGGGCCGATGGGGTTCAGTGAACTCGAAGCCGAGATCGACGGTATCTCGAATAAGGTCCTCGCGGTGAGTCTCCAGACGCTGGAAGATTACGATGTGGTTGATCGTGAAATCGTCAGTGAGCGACCGTTCCGCGTGGAGTACTCGTTGACGCAACAGGGACTCGCCTTTGAATCGATCATCAGGCGAGTTCGAGAAGGGGACTTCCAAGTCACTCCCCCAGAGGACTAA
- a CDS encoding CBS domain-containing protein yields MLVSIPVSEVMTDSVETTTPETTAREAAVKLFEKEVGSLVVCRNGSPVGIITEYDLTKLLAAGTDLDTTSVSEFMSDPLITIEHDADISEAAKMLRAKQIEHLPVTDGDELVGVLAAVDLSYYLPQISRPEPSAKPEQEAKYVVHPETAFEEPEWEFECRCITRGHIVVGDVAEFSKTISEEDVERFAASSGDTNRLHLSDEYAKQTRFGKRIAHGTLVAGLISAALARLPGLTIYLSQELTFHAPVEIGSRVTAVCEVIEDLGRDRYRLTTDVYTDGETHAIEGEAVVLIDDLPDTVDVEVEEVAD; encoded by the coding sequence ATGCTGGTTTCCATCCCCGTGTCCGAGGTCATGACCGATAGTGTGGAGACGACCACACCAGAGACAACGGCTCGAGAAGCCGCCGTCAAACTGTTTGAAAAAGAGGTCGGCTCACTCGTCGTGTGCCGCAACGGTTCGCCCGTTGGCATCATAACCGAGTACGACCTCACCAAACTACTTGCCGCTGGGACCGACCTCGATACCACGTCAGTCTCCGAATTCATGTCCGATCCACTCATCACAATCGAACACGACGCGGACATCTCGGAAGCTGCGAAGATGCTCCGAGCGAAGCAGATTGAGCACCTGCCCGTCACCGACGGCGACGAACTTGTCGGAGTGCTTGCCGCCGTTGATCTCTCGTACTATCTGCCGCAAATCTCCCGTCCGGAACCGTCCGCAAAGCCGGAACAGGAGGCAAAGTACGTGGTCCATCCCGAAACGGCGTTCGAGGAACCCGAATGGGAGTTCGAGTGCCGGTGCATCACTCGCGGTCACATCGTTGTCGGCGATGTCGCGGAGTTTTCGAAGACGATAAGCGAAGAAGACGTCGAGCGATTTGCGGCCAGCAGTGGCGACACGAACCGACTTCACCTCAGCGACGAGTACGCCAAACAAACCCGGTTCGGGAAACGTATCGCCCACGGAACGCTCGTAGCAGGACTTATCAGTGCTGCACTCGCGCGACTCCCCGGCTTGACAATCTATCTCTCACAAGAGCTGACCTTCCACGCTCCCGTCGAAATCGGCAGTCGCGTCACGGCAGTCTGTGAGGTCATCGAAGACCTCGGTCGAGACCGGTACAGGCTAACGACCGACGTCTACACTGACGGTGAGACACACGCTATTGAGGGAGAGGCTGTCGTCCTGATCGACGACCTTCCTGACACCGTAGACGTGGAGGTCGAGGAGGTCGCTGACTGA
- a CDS encoding DUF7576 family protein, with the protein MCYGCTGVFPCAQVRPGKVTTTRPLSLDRPMAMREQLTSHFPGRQIDRCAACGSIIDVSEWHPTKASQTRDGETVIHSFCSDRCRAKWMRR; encoded by the coding sequence ATGTGTTACGGCTGTACAGGCGTCTTTCCGTGTGCACAGGTCCGACCCGGGAAAGTGACCACCACTCGGCCCCTATCACTAGATAGGCCCATGGCTATGAGAGAACAACTCACGTCGCACTTCCCGGGACGGCAGATTGACCGCTGTGCCGCCTGTGGCTCAATCATCGACGTTTCCGAATGGCATCCAACGAAAGCTAGCCAAACTCGCGACGGAGAAACAGTGATTCATAGTTTCTGCAGCGACCGCTGTCGTGCCAAGTGGATGCGTCGGTGA
- a CDS encoding putative sodium/potassium/calcium exchanger, translating into MKQSNRFALITFLVVVLLVGTATPVAVAVPGDAVSSEVATDPLDIGLASGHDMVVNSHESDASRDVEVETEDGEIEQHGDDVEVEDDEEDLDFESNEGDDEVDVEFDGLDIEQNDEDVAVEDDEAELDFENDEDEVEAKSGDHEIEQDDDDLEVEDHEDGLDFESDDGGDVVDVEFEDNEIEQRGESVEVETDEVEYERGGNKFEDDASDLEFENDDVDVERDHGEVEIETDEHEIEHDGKKLEVEKAGFHFENLGKQDEVDVEADGTEVEQEGDDAEVEDENGLDFENDGDRLDFEDATGTVDLEVTDEMADIEFDGGEIEQIEDALEVEIDDIDFENDGNRLEFETEDHDIEQDDDSVDVEDHEDGIDFESEDGGDDVEFETDEHEIEQHDDDLEVEDHEDDVEFENDDEEVEFETDEHEIEQRGDAVEVETHGLELESDGETVDLERDEHEDIEVGAFLDDLTRDEIIELGTETGADDLDDLADMDLDELDNDEIEMLERMLSHDGEANGE; encoded by the coding sequence ATGAAACAAAGTAATCGATTCGCGCTGATCACGTTCCTCGTGGTCGTCCTGCTTGTCGGCACAGCGACGCCGGTAGCGGTCGCGGTCCCGGGGGATGCTGTCAGCTCTGAAGTAGCAACAGACCCGCTCGATATCGGTCTTGCGAGTGGTCACGACATGGTCGTGAATAGCCACGAGAGCGATGCAAGCCGTGACGTAGAGGTCGAAACCGAGGACGGAGAAATAGAACAGCACGGCGACGATGTCGAAGTAGAGGACGACGAGGAGGATCTCGACTTCGAGTCCAACGAGGGCGATGACGAGGTCGATGTCGAGTTTGACGGCTTGGATATCGAACAGAACGACGAGGACGTAGCGGTCGAGGACGACGAAGCTGAACTCGACTTCGAAAACGACGAGGACGAGGTCGAAGCAAAGTCCGGTGACCACGAGATTGAACAGGACGATGACGACCTAGAGGTCGAAGACCACGAGGACGGTCTCGACTTCGAGAGCGACGACGGCGGCGACGTAGTTGACGTTGAGTTCGAAGACAACGAGATCGAACAGCGCGGCGAGAGCGTCGAAGTCGAAACGGACGAGGTCGAATACGAGCGCGGCGGCAACAAGTTCGAGGACGACGCCAGCGACCTTGAGTTCGAGAACGATGACGTCGATGTCGAACGCGATCACGGCGAGGTCGAAATCGAGACCGACGAACACGAAATCGAACACGACGGCAAGAAACTCGAAGTCGAGAAGGCCGGCTTCCATTTCGAGAACCTCGGCAAGCAAGACGAGGTTGACGTTGAAGCAGACGGTACCGAGGTCGAACAGGAGGGCGACGACGCCGAAGTCGAAGACGAAAATGGTCTCGACTTCGAGAACGACGGTGACCGCCTCGACTTCGAAGACGCCACTGGCACGGTTGACTTAGAAGTAACCGACGAGATGGCAGACATCGAATTCGACGGCGGCGAAATCGAGCAGATCGAGGACGCTCTCGAAGTCGAAATCGACGACATCGATTTCGAGAACGATGGTAACCGCCTCGAGTTCGAGACCGAGGATCACGACATCGAACAGGACGATGACAGCGTTGATGTCGAAGATCACGAGGACGGAATCGACTTCGAAAGCGAGGATGGCGGGGACGATGTCGAGTTCGAGACGGACGAGCACGAAATCGAACAGCACGATGACGACCTAGAGGTCGAAGATCACGAGGACGACGTCGAGTTCGAGAACGACGACGAGGAGGTCGAATTCGAGACAGACGAGCACGAAATCGAACAGCGCGGCGATGCGGTTGAAGTCGAGACCCACGGGCTTGAGTTGGAGTCTGACGGCGAGACCGTCGATCTCGAACGAGACGAGCACGAGGACATCGAGGTCGGAGCGTTCCTCGACGACCTGACCCGCGATGAGATCATCGAACTCGGCACCGAGACCGGTGCGGACGACCTCGATGACCTCGCGGATATGGATCTCGATGAGCTGGACAACGATGAGATCGAGATGCTCGAACGGATGCTCTCCCACGACGGAGAGGCGAACGGCGAGTAA
- a CDS encoding IS6-like element ISHbo1 family transposase: MLADLLSECFETDYEETWERERTATPVRVFAVQLHATGCSLRETKEILRILGVERSHQAVWQWVHRLADSGHNPPEATPKRVAVDETAVKINGEWSWLYAAIDIETKLILDVELFGRHGTDPAAAFLHRLSEKHDLSDAVFLVDGYGYQTALSRLGLSGRLDYVERNLIEKWFHTLKMRVDRFHNSWVGSHGSIREWFIQFAQYYNFQRPHQSLNGRTPVEEVTN, from the coding sequence ATGCTCGCAGACCTGCTCAGCGAGTGCTTTGAGACGGATTATGAAGAAACTTGGGAGCGTGAGCGGACGGCGACACCCGTCAGGGTGTTCGCCGTCCAGCTCCACGCGACCGGGTGTTCGCTTAGAGAGACAAAAGAAATTCTTCGAATACTCGGCGTTGAACGCTCTCATCAAGCTGTTTGGCAGTGGGTACATCGACTGGCTGACAGCGGTCACAACCCGCCTGAGGCAACGCCGAAGCGGGTTGCGGTTGATGAGACCGCTGTCAAAATCAACGGTGAGTGGTCTTGGTTGTACGCCGCAATAGACATCGAGACGAAGCTGATTCTCGATGTCGAGTTGTTTGGACGGCATGGTACCGATCCGGCTGCTGCGTTTCTCCATCGACTTTCCGAGAAACATGATCTCTCAGATGCTGTGTTTCTGGTTGATGGCTACGGCTATCAGACTGCCCTCTCTCGATTAGGATTGAGCGGTCGGCTTGACTACGTCGAGCGAAACCTCATCGAAAAATGGTTTCACACCCTCAAAATGCGAGTCGACCGCTTCCATAATTCGTGGGTGGGCAGTCACGGAAGCATCCGCGAGTGGTTCATACAATTTGCGCAATACTATAACTTTCAACGACCGCATCAATCGCTCAACGGACGTACGCCGGTTGAGGAGGTCACTAACTAG
- a CDS encoding putative sodium/potassium/calcium exchanger, with the protein MNKKFRLVLIVFLAVGMIAGGAVLPVAASHGGNDKVDVDTEDGEIEHDGDDAEVEDDENDLDAETNEDEDTADIESDGNEIEQDNDDLEVEDEDNDLDFESEDGGDDVDVETDDQEIEKHDGVAEVEDDENDLDFEAEEDDDEVDVETGEAEIEQSGNRLEVEDDTDGHDLDYEAEDDDLDVEHDEAEIEKHGDDAEVESDNVEYENENGDLDFESEDAGDIDIDLDNDDVDIDTDDQEIEQDGDDLEVENERNNLDLESDGDDHEFEADDEHEIEHTGSDADVEGEEFEFENDRNGIDFRNDATDVEQEDDELEVDTDDGVDFESDNEETEFEDDDHDIEQRGDDVDVENHEDDVEFENDENELEFENDDHDIEQSGDRLDVEKDGGVDLESDGETVDLERSEHSHAETGQYLDDISTSQVNNLISQSDADDYEELADEEIEDLDRETLNLLESYLSADG; encoded by the coding sequence ATGAATAAGAAATTCCGACTCGTACTGATCGTGTTCCTCGCGGTTGGCATGATCGCCGGCGGTGCTGTGCTGCCGGTGGCCGCCAGCCACGGAGGAAATGATAAAGTCGACGTCGACACCGAAGACGGTGAAATCGAACACGACGGCGACGACGCAGAGGTAGAGGACGACGAAAACGACCTCGACGCTGAGACAAACGAGGACGAGGATACTGCCGATATCGAATCCGACGGTAACGAAATCGAGCAGGACAACGACGACCTTGAGGTGGAGGACGAAGACAACGACCTCGACTTCGAGAGCGAGGACGGTGGCGACGATGTTGATGTCGAAACGGACGACCAAGAGATTGAGAAACATGACGGCGTCGCCGAAGTCGAAGACGACGAGAACGACCTCGACTTTGAGGCCGAGGAAGACGACGACGAGGTCGATGTTGAAACCGGCGAGGCCGAAATCGAACAATCCGGTAATCGTCTTGAGGTAGAGGACGATACTGACGGTCACGACCTCGACTACGAGGCTGAGGACGACGACCTCGACGTCGAACACGACGAGGCCGAAATCGAGAAACACGGCGACGACGCTGAGGTCGAGAGCGACAACGTCGAATACGAGAACGAAAACGGCGACCTCGACTTCGAGTCTGAGGACGCTGGCGACATCGACATCGACCTCGACAATGACGATGTCGACATCGATACCGACGATCAGGAGATCGAACAGGACGGCGACGACCTGGAGGTCGAAAACGAGCGGAATAACCTCGACCTAGAGAGCGACGGCGACGACCACGAGTTCGAGGCCGACGACGAGCACGAAATCGAACACACAGGTAGTGACGCCGACGTCGAGGGCGAGGAGTTCGAGTTCGAGAACGACCGGAACGGCATCGACTTCCGGAACGACGCCACTGACGTCGAACAAGAGGACGATGAACTCGAAGTCGACACCGACGATGGAGTGGACTTCGAGTCAGACAACGAAGAGACCGAGTTCGAGGACGACGACCACGACATCGAACAGCGCGGTGACGATGTCGATGTCGAAAACCACGAGGACGACGTCGAGTTCGAGAACGACGAGAACGAACTTGAGTTCGAGAACGACGACCACGACATCGAGCAGAGCGGCGACCGACTCGATGTCGAAAAAGATGGCGGTGTTGACCTCGAATCTGACGGCGAGACCGTCGATCTCGAACGGAGCGAGCACAGCCACGCCGAGACCGGACAGTACCTCGATGACATCTCCACCTCGCAGGTGAATAATCTCATCAGCCAGTCCGACGCGGACGACTACGAAGAACTCGCTGACGAGGAGATCGAGGATCTCGACCGAGAGACCCTTAACCTGCTGGAGAGCTATCTCAGCGCTGACGGCTAA
- a CDS encoding cupredoxin domain-containing protein encodes MQLSRRNVLGLSGVALGVLAGCTAPSEETPGESPTDTPTSSPTATPSPTTDATPSPTQTPTATPTPNALDGEITVTGSEWVLAPDAFQATVGQELTIHFENVGEVAHNLTVGEFPADERTVADQDEEGSFIVKTDTIQPGKTTSVTFTPTSTGTFPYWCDVAGHREAGMVGEMTVVE; translated from the coding sequence ATGCAACTCAGTCGGCGAAACGTTCTCGGACTGAGCGGCGTCGCACTCGGCGTTCTCGCCGGATGTACCGCACCGTCAGAGGAGACGCCCGGCGAATCGCCAACCGACACGCCGACGTCGTCGCCGACAGCGACGCCGTCACCGACTACAGATGCCACCCCGAGTCCAACCCAAACACCAACCGCGACTCCAACTCCGAACGCGCTCGACGGCGAAATAACCGTTACCGGATCAGAGTGGGTACTCGCTCCCGACGCGTTTCAAGCGACGGTCGGTCAAGAACTGACCATCCACTTCGAGAACGTCGGAGAGGTCGCACACAACCTTACCGTTGGAGAATTCCCGGCCGATGAACGAACGGTCGCCGATCAGGACGAAGAAGGGTCGTTCATAGTCAAGACAGACACGATACAGCCAGGAAAGACCACTTCCGTTACGTTCACCCCTACATCAACGGGGACGTTCCCCTACTGGTGTGATGTCGCAGGCCATCGGGAAGCCGGGATGGTCGGAGAAATGACAGTGGTAGAGTGA